One genomic window of Desulfobacterales bacterium includes the following:
- a CDS encoding Uma2 family endonuclease, producing MSSAIAYEVNEEAYETYEDDVQETPKDNTELILKKLEELELPSEDGIPMESNWHRAQMNFLIESVHSHWRDRDDYFVGGNMFIYFSLQQIKNKDYRGPDFFVVKNTDGTKERDSWILWEEDGKYPNVIIELASPSTLEIDLKDKKRLYEKTFNTNEYFCYDPKTKKLRGWCLNNGKYKVIRSNKKNWLWSNQLGVWLGKWEGEFLRLKTTWLRFYNSNEELILTFAEDEAKRAESEAKRAESEAKRAEDEAKRAESEAKRAESEAKRAESEAKRAEIAETELNKLKLLIAKHGIDLSSIQ from the coding sequence ATGTCATCAGCAATAGCTTATGAAGTTAATGAAGAAGCTTATGAAACCTATGAAGACGATGTTCAAGAGACTCCTAAAGATAATACAGAACTAATTTTAAAAAAGCTTGAAGAATTAGAACTTCCTTCAGAGGATGGTATCCCTATGGAATCAAACTGGCATAGAGCTCAAATGAATTTTTTAATTGAATCTGTGCATTCACACTGGCGAGATAGAGATGACTATTTTGTCGGTGGAAATATGTTTATTTATTTCAGCTTACAACAAATTAAAAATAAAGATTACCGCGGACCTGATTTTTTTGTTGTAAAAAATACTGATGGAACTAAAGAACGTGATTCATGGATATTATGGGAAGAAGATGGAAAATATCCGAATGTAATCATAGAATTAGCTTCTCCATCGACTTTGGAAATTGATTTAAAAGATAAAAAACGTCTATACGAAAAGACTTTCAATACTAACGAATATTTTTGCTACGACCCAAAAACAAAGAAATTAAGAGGGTGGTGTTTAAACAACGGAAAATATAAAGTCATCCGTAGCAATAAAAAAAATTGGCTTTGGAGCAATCAATTAGGTGTATGGTTAGGTAAATGGGAAGGCGAATTTTTAAGACTAAAAACTACTTGGCTTAGATTTTATAATTCTAATGAGGAATTAATTCTCACTTTTGCTGAAGATGAAGCCAAAAGAGCTGAATCAGAAGCCAAGCGAGCTGAATCAGAAGCTAAACGTGCTGAAGATGAAGCCAAACGTGCTGAATCAGAAGCCAAACGTGCTGAATCAGAAGCCAAACGTGCTGAATCAGAAGCCAAACGTGCTGAAATTGCTGAAACTGAGTTAAATAAATTAAAATTATTAATAGCTAAACATGGCATTGATCTAAGTTCTATTCAATGA
- a CDS encoding TolC family protein yields the protein MKTIVLCKIKKIFAIILFFLPISCVMMQNNGINHENTSVVNDYKNIEIKPKINTVPIVSENEPLKISIQDAILLSINNNPSIMMEKINPIIRQTFEDQEQSAFDPSINANVSLTHKDTQSLSQFQNNSGNSKTDLYAGAISLKKFFPTGTYIEAELSTDITDSSMNDQVFSTGGQISITQHLKRGYGKDVNIARLRQAKIDTEITRYEFRGFCEFFVAQVETAYWDYALAQRQIEIVEESLKVSKQQLSETESMIQVGSMAESEITAVQAEVATQEQEFINAKSSANSVRLQLLRLVNPPTPNFWNKNVVLMHTPTIPKDELKDIESHIAKTLEMRSEINQAKLDIDRQKLEIVRTKNGMLPLMDIFISLGNTGYANSFFKSAGNIGDGYEATAGISFEYPFFNRDAKAQHRRAILNQEQTEIAFKNLKQLVELDVHLAFVEVFRTKEQISASSATMKLQEEKLRIETEKFRVGRSTSFFVAQAQRDLLASRINEIKALVNYLKALTNFFKLEGTLLERRGIIIE from the coding sequence ATGAAAACAATTGTCCTATGCAAAATCAAAAAAATATTCGCTATAATTTTATTTTTTTTACCAATATCTTGTGTAATGATGCAAAATAACGGTATTAATCATGAAAATACATCGGTTGTAAATGATTATAAAAACATTGAAATCAAACCTAAAATAAATACCGTTCCAATTGTATCTGAAAATGAACCCCTTAAAATCAGCATACAGGATGCAATACTTCTATCAATAAATAATAATCCATCAATAATGATGGAAAAAATAAATCCAATAATTCGGCAAACTTTTGAAGATCAAGAACAAAGTGCCTTTGATCCGAGCATAAATGCTAACGTATCATTAACCCACAAAGATACTCAAAGCTTAAGTCAATTCCAAAACAATAGTGGAAACTCTAAAACTGACTTATATGCTGGTGCTATCTCTTTAAAAAAATTTTTCCCAACAGGAACATATATCGAAGCGGAACTAAGCACAGACATAACTGATTCTTCAATGAATGATCAAGTTTTCTCAACAGGCGGACAAATATCAATTACTCAACATCTAAAACGAGGTTACGGCAAAGACGTAAATATAGCAAGACTTCGTCAAGCTAAGATTGATACTGAAATTACGCGCTACGAATTTCGAGGATTTTGCGAATTTTTTGTTGCACAAGTTGAAACTGCATATTGGGATTATGCTCTTGCCCAGCGTCAAATAGAAATTGTAGAAGAATCCCTAAAAGTTTCTAAACAGCAGCTTAGCGAAACTGAATCTATGATTCAAGTAGGAAGCATGGCTGAATCAGAAATTACCGCAGTACAAGCCGAGGTTGCAACTCAAGAACAAGAATTTATCAATGCTAAAAGTTCAGCCAATTCAGTGCGATTACAGCTATTACGCTTAGTTAATCCTCCTACACCGAATTTTTGGAATAAAAATGTTGTTTTAATGCATACGCCTACAATACCGAAAGATGAGCTTAAAGATATTGAATCCCATATAGCCAAAACTTTGGAGATGAGATCAGAAATAAATCAGGCAAAACTTGATATTGATCGTCAAAAATTAGAGATTGTTCGTACTAAAAACGGTATGCTTCCATTAATGGATATTTTTATTAGTTTAGGAAACACAGGATATGCCAATTCTTTTTTTAAATCTGCCGGAAACATTGGAGATGGATATGAAGCAACAGCTGGAATTAGTTTTGAATATCCTTTTTTTAACAGAGATGCTAAAGCTCAGCATAGAAGAGCGATTCTAAATCAGGAACAAACTGAAATTGCGTTCAAAAATCTTAAACAACTTGTGGAATTAGATGTTCATTTAGCATTCGTAGAAGTTTTTCGTACTAAAGAACAAATTTCTGCGAGCAGCGCTACTATGAAGCTTCAAGAAGAAAAATTACGAATTGAAACTGAAAAATTTCGTGTAGGCCGTTCTACGAGTTTTTTTGTAGCTCAAGCTCAAAGGGATTTGCTTGCAAGCCGCATAAATGAAATCAAGGCGCTTGTAAACTATCTCAAAGCTTTAACAAATTTTTTTAAACTTGAAGGTACTCTGTTAGAACGTAGAGGGATTATTATTGAATAA